CAGGGACGCAGACAACCCTACACTATACAGGTACGTGGAGGTCAACACAGGATGTCACATTTGCGAGGCTACAGACAAAACAAAATGTCACCCTTGGTGGAGAAATGAGATCTGACTCCCCAAGTACCCAGTAGTGCTAAAAATATAAATAGAACATAAACCAACTTGACATTCATTACATCCACATCTAGAAGAGTAGTCCCCACAAATAGGTCCCTTCTCAAGGTTTGTTCTTTTCCCCTAACtggagtttttttttagtttttacttGCCTGTATGTGGTTTGAGATCAGGGTATGTCTTTGTGAGCTAACCCACAAGAAATCCAcatacaaaaataattttaaccATCTTAacgtctgtttttattttttttccttattcAACATCTCCCCACTTCGCCATAAAAACTCCAATATTTATACTAGTTTGAGTTTAAGAGCCAGTCCCAATACACCCCCCCTCGCCCTacttttcatcaatcaatcaatcaatgtttatttatatagccccaaatcacaaatgtctcaaaggactgcacaaatcattacgactacaacatcctcaaaatcattacgactacaacatcctcggaagaacccacaaaagggcaaagaaaactcacacccagtgggcagggagaattcacatccagtgggacgccagtgacaatgctgactatgagaaaccttggagaggacctcagatgtgggcaacccccccccccctcttttaAGCCATATCCCTACATTTTGTGCGTTCCCGTGCGGGTAGTTGTGTCCTAGGGACTCTTTGCATGTAGGGCCAGGGAGTATTAATCTAGCCCTTCAGAGTGAGGGATTTCAGATGCTGACTCACTCGAGTAGGACCAGAGAAAATTCCCCAATTTATGCATAACTTGTAAAATATATTACACCTTAGTTTGTAGTGTTAGCCAGCTAACCACTAGGGTCGGGTATCGGGTATCGATTGGCACCGGGACTAACTTTCtcattctcccggaatcgttcaaaagtttaaatttcgattcctagtttcgaaacgcagtccgccgaccggaaaaaaagaataagtccgccgactGGAAAAAGAaaccgctgaacaccaacgaagaagcgcccaccgccgaaagtgttagcatagctgagcctatgtagccgagcgagtcagtcaagcatggatagcgggcgtcggcggtcgaaagtgtggctttattttactaaagaaAATGAAATATCgacgaaatgtaacacgtgcgacaggaagGTGCACGTCGCACATGATGAAGCACCttcgagttcatggagtacaaataaatgcgcgtcccgtcttcgacgcgctgcgccgaccgtcctcctctgcctcttcctctggctccggctccgacgcccagcctggcacctcggtgaatGCACTGCAGTctgaatccggtaagtaaaacaatatatatgcaatgaataatgtgttttgcgccaacgttgaggcagctaacaaattagcccgcgtattttttcatagacaatttacaacctgttagccaggctccgcgatgtgctcagcgtactccgttcaccgtagcagcaatggggaagatgtcggttccacagacggaagagtgccacagaaaggtcactgcacacatagtcaaaagacttcatcccttttcagaggtggaatctccaacatttaggttagttaagcaataacgttagagctaagctaattgatactgggctaaacagtaacagcaacattacatgtttgtttatgtttgcagggatatggtgaaaactctcaacccaaaatacataccaccttccagggactacctggcaaacacattgatcccggcatggtacaagaagaatctgaatcgagaatcgtcaggaatcggaatcgaaacaaagaatcgaaatcggaatcgttcgaattcaaacgatacccaaccctactaaCCACACAAGCTAAAGTTAGCCTGAAATGTTTATGAAAAGCTAGCAAATGTGAAAAATACTGGGTTTCCCTTAGATTGCCACCATATATGGCGGTGGTGGCGTGGGATTTCGTCTCAAACTCTGTAAGAGTAGCTTATccttgctagctagctaacgAGTGGGACCAAGTTGAGTGAGAAATaacttttaactatcattttagtcagctaaacTTTGTCTACATTGTCAAGCGAGACAGACAGGCAACAGTGTAGAGGTAccataagattaaacatacaatccATGAAATAGCCAACATTTGAAGAATTAATCAAATATAGAATTCCACACATTGAGTCAATTTGCAATGCCGTAAAAAAGGCCCTTTAACAAACGTGAAGggcacgcacgcgcgcgcacacacacactcacacacacacacacacagagagagagagagagacagacaggcaCCAATACAGAGGtatcataagattaaacatacatTCTGTTAGCCAACATTTTAGGAATTAATGAAAGATACAATActacacattgagtctattagagtGCTAAAATTGCCAAGAAGTTAATCAAATGTCAATATATCAGTGtgcagcttttttatttttttttatttttttttagcactttgccttttctttcttttaaatggacaacattttactagtcattttaatttttgtaccagctgaatgagcagcaaagttacagtataaataaatattgatgatttgatttgtcatctttgttgttcgtATTGCCtaaaacaacttaagctgcatttATAAATCAATGGAAACATTTGAGCCAATAAATATGGGTAAGTTTTATTTGATTAGTTGAttaatcgttgactaatcgactaaaAAAATAATCGTTGGTGTCAGccctattattaatattaatattaacgtTTTTTCTCATATCATTAGAATCAGAATCACAATCAGCTTTCATACAAGGAATTTCACTTAGTTGATTTTGCTGTCTTTGTTCAATGCAGTTTcagttgttgctgcttattgtaaaaGGTAACACGGGCTACATTTTACTCTACCCTCCCTGAATGTTGAAATTTTGtttgccaaatatgtaaacagtccTTTTGAAGTAGATTAGAAAAAAATACTACATTTTCTTGTTGATATTCTTTTACAATGAAGTAAAAAATGTAAGACTAATCACACTAGAAAAAGTACATTATGTATACACATGAACAAATAGGACGCAACACCACACTATAGTTTGTAACACCACAATTCATCCTCAAAAGTCCCTCAAAGTCACGCACGCCaatgtgaagtgtgaattatagttatatagcgcttttctcaagtgactcaaagtgctttacatagtgacacccaatatctaagttatatttaaaccagcgtgggtgacactgggagcaggtgggtaaagtgtcttgcccaaggacacaacggcagtaactaggatggcaaaagcaggaatcgaacctgcaactctcaagttgctggcacggccactctaccaaccgagctatgccgccccaataagAGTTATACAGTCTCAATTGAACCCCACTTAACTCACGACCCCCGCAACCGTGCTTCATCAACCGTCCTCTTAATCCACAGGGTAATAATGATCCACTCAAGTGAGTGGAAAAATTGAAGTGATACAACAATCCATAACATTTCTTTGACGCAAGACAAGATCCGCTGATAGGTCCGTCGCCGTCTGACATCACTTCATCCCGGCGTTTATGCAACGTCGCAATAATAGACACCTTGCTCAAATGTGTTTCAGTTTGTTCTGTCTCTTGACCAGGGGTCTCatactcaatttacctgggggccactggatgcagaaactgggtgaggctgggtcgcaagaaaggttttcttaaaaaatctaacatgcacttttaaatgaattcaccttctttgaatggctttcccgcccaagCAACATACTTGGTGACTCTCGCGATTTTACCGGGAAACACCCGGACATCCGTGTCCCTCCTGCCAATCTCCCAGGGCAAACTTTCTCCCGGTATTCACCCGGTCAACAATAGTAAGGGCGGGGCAAATGTTCTCTCGGTATTCACCCGGTCAACAATAGCAAGGGCGTgtcgtgatggcaatgcctttagcgttctctacgtACTGCCGTTTAGtctgcttttccaccatacacaCAGTGTGCAGACCCAATCACATATTGTATGAAGCTTCTGTAGACCCAAGGAGGGGACTACAAgacatacttattcaacagccatacaggtcacactgagagtggccgtataaacaactttatcactgttacaagtatgcgccacactgtgaacccacaccaaacaagattgacaaacacattttgggagaacatccaaaacacaacataaacacaacataagaaatacccagaatccaatgcagccctaactcttccgggctacaatagggggcggggttgggggttcgggggtgtatattgtagccttgaagagttagggctgcatgggattctgggtatttgttctgttgtgtttatgttgttacaatgcagatgttctcccaaaatgtgtttgtcattcttgtttggtgtgagttcacagtgtggcacatatttgtagcagtgttaaagttgtttatacagccaccctcagtgtgacctgtgtggctgttgaccaagtatgacttgctttcacttgtgtgtgaaaagccggggATATTATGTCATTGGGCCTGCACGCAAAGGcagatcaactatgtcttgcagtcgcttactgtgtCTATTAATACTGACTACATCATGCTGCTGGACTGTCACCTGTCTGTGCAGGTTAAAGAGGATgcttaaggcagtgccttcacGGTGCCCTCTCAATATTAGTGTTAGGGTGAAATCTGGGAGAATGATTAATCATCCCTGGAGGAGCATTGACATTGGGAGCCTCCTCGAAAAATCCAGGGTAtaaaagtatgacgctgtaaagcgccattcatcaAAAAACTGTGGGACGGACaatcattacattttcatattaagtgtgtgtgtgacaatcattggtactttaactttaactttaaatgtggactcgtcagaccacagaacacttttccactttgcatcagtccatcttagatgatctcgggctcagagaagccggacgtgtttctggttgttgttgataaagtggctttcgctttgcattgtagggctttaacttgcacttacagatgtagcaaccaactgtatttagtgacagtggttttctcaagtgtttctgagcccatgtggtgatatcctttagagattgatgtcggtttttgatacagtgccatctgagggatcgaaggtcacggtcattcaatgttggtttccggccatgccgcttacgtggagtgatttctccagattatctggaccttttgatgatattatggaccgtagatgttgaaatccctaaatttcttgcaattgcgctttgagaaacgttgttcttaaactgtttgactatttgctcacgcagttgtggacaacggggtgtacctcgccccatcctttcttgtgaaagactgagcattttttgggaagctgtttttatacccaatcatggcacgcacctgttcccaattagcctgcacacctgtgagatgttccaaataaatgtttgatgagcattcctcaactttatcagtatttattgccacctctcccaacttctttgtcatgtgtttctggcatcaaattctgaagttaataattatttgcacaaaaaaaatatttatcagtttgaacatcaaatatgttgtctttgtagcatattcaactgaatatgggttgaaaatgatatgcaaatcattgtattccgtttatatttacaactaacacaattccccaactcatatggaaacaaggtttgtacatgTTGGAGAGACAGCTGCGTAGAAGTGTTTTAGGATAGGATGGACTTTACGTACCCCCCAATGGGGATATGATGTGTTTGCATTGTAGATAAAAAGTATACAACAATAGggtaaaaaaacacatgaaaaaaagAGAGAAACATTATAGAACATAAAGTAAGACAATAACACTTTAGAattgtttttaatgcattttaacttgaGAGCCTCATTGACGTTATCAGAACAAATGAAGGATAATGTCTCATTTGACTGAGCAAAGATAGACTTTTCTAAACCACGTGTTTGTTTTCTTGTGTCTCATAgacatctgtgaagaacatctacCCGAGCAGCAAGAGTTGACCTCAAAGATGGAGCAGGATGAGCCTAAGACCCCCTATATTAAAGAGGAAGAGAAGAAGCACCCACAAATTAAATTGGAAGAGGAGGAGCTGCAgtaccctcacattaaagaggaagacgaagAGCCAAACCAACCCCATACTAAAAAGGAGGGGGAGCCACATACCTCTTATATTAAGGAAGAAAAGGAATCGGAGCCCTCCCTTATTTTACAGAGAAATAGGAGTCATAGTGCtgcccacattaaagaggaagaggaggaacatagcatcagtcaggagggagaacATCTTGAATCTTTGCAGGAATTCCCAGTGATTGGtgtgattgtgaagagtgaagatgatgaggtcaaatgtGAAAGTGAGGataagagagaggcggagcctccaagcagcagctcaactcaacacatgacaacagaagctgatggagaccactgtggaggatcacaagcagacaagatcttagctccactatcagatagtgatgaCACAACGTctcactctcctgacactgatgatgaagactctgaagatgataagacatgtcacactgacaacacacactttacatgttctcactgtgacaaaatgTTTAAACACCATTGTCGTCtggtaagacacatgagaatacacactggagagaaacctttttcctgctcagtatgtggtaaaggtttggCACATAAAAGTGTGCTGAAAGAacatatgagaatacacactggagaaaaacctttttcttgttcaatttgtGGAAAAGATTTTATTCGAAGCTactatttgaaaacacacatgacaacacatactggagaaaaacctttttcctgctcagtatGTAGTAAAGGTT
The DNA window shown above is from Nerophis ophidion isolate RoL-2023_Sa linkage group LG06, RoL_Noph_v1.0, whole genome shotgun sequence and carries:
- the LOC133554362 gene encoding gastrula zinc finger protein XlCGF57.1-like isoform X3, coding for MSEVQTTLHYTDICEEHLPEQQELTSKMEQDEPKTPYIKEEEKKHPQIKLEEEELQYPHIKEEDEEPNQPHTKKEGEPHTSYIKEEKESEPSLILQRNRSHSAAHIKEEEEEHSISQEGEHLESLQEFPVIGVIVKSEDDEVKCESEDKREAEPPSSSSTQHMTTEADGDHCGGSQADKILAPLSDSDDTTSHSPDTDDEDSEDDKTCHTDNTHFTCSHCDKMFKHHCRLVRHMRIHTGEKPFSCSVCGKGLAHKSVLKEHMRIHTGEKPFSCSICGKDFIRSYYLKTHMTTHTGEKPFSCSVCSKGFSHKSVLKEHMKIHTGEKPFSCSICGKDFPRSYRLKIHMITHTGEKPLSCSVCGKGFVHKSVLNGHMRTHTGEKPFSCSICSKGFTERHRLKTHMTTHTGEKPFSCSVCNKGFVDKSVLKVHMRTHTGEKPFSCAICSEDFCERHQLKSHMRTHTGDKSFSCSVCGESFTQAGGLKIHMRTHTKDKTFFCSLCGKGFARSGGLKMHMRMHTGEKPFICLICREGFVQSLHLKAHMRTHW
- the LOC133554362 gene encoding gastrula zinc finger protein XlCGF57.1-like isoform X5; the protein is MEQDEPKTPYIKEEEKKHPQIKLEEEELQYPHIKEEDEEPNQPHTKKEGEPHTSYIKEEKESEPSLILQRNRSHSAAHIKEEEEEHSISQEGEHLESLQEFPVIGVIVKSEDDEVKCESEDKREAEPPSSSSTQHMTTEADGDHCGGSQADKILAPLSDSDDTTSHSPDTDDEDSEDDKTCHTDNTHFTCSHCDKMFKHHCRLVRHMRIHTGEKPFSCSVCGKGLAHKSVLKEHMRIHTGEKPFSCSICGKDFIRSYYLKTHMTTHTGEKPFSCSVCSKGFSHKSVLKEHMKIHTGEKPFSCSICGKDFPRSYRLKIHMITHTGEKPLSCSVCGKGFVHKSVLNGHMRTHTGEKPFSCSICSKGFTERHRLKTHMTTHTGEKPFSCSVCNKGFVDKSVLKVHMRTHTGEKPFSCAICSEDFCERHQLKSHMRTHTGDKSFSCSVCGESFTQAGGLKIHMRTHTKDKTFFCSLCGKGFARSGGLKMHMRMHTGEKPFICLICREGFVQSLHLKAHMRTHW